The following coding sequences are from one Lolium rigidum isolate FL_2022 chromosome 6, APGP_CSIRO_Lrig_0.1, whole genome shotgun sequence window:
- the LOC124661416 gene encoding plant cysteine oxidase 1-like, which translates to MQRLFDTSKEVFSESAPGFVPPPEAVARLSAILNDLKPRDVGIDPSLPCFRHTESKGPTSVTYLHFYDCSKFSFGIFCLPKSAVIPLHNHPGMTVFSKMLFGSMHLKSYDWATSSPENDSNTLTTSSDGARLAKINTDAVVDASAETIVLYPENGGNLHCFTALTPCAVLDVMGPPYSSADGRDCAYYDESAYPDTGGEIRYSWLKEIPSTFEMKGVQMRQRFTV; encoded by the exons ATGCAGCGCCTCTTCGACACCAGCAAAGAGGTCTTCTCCGAATCGGCCCCGGGATTCGTGCCGCCGCCCGAAGCCGTCGCACGCCTCTCCGCCATCCTCA ATGATTTGAAGCCACGCGATGTCGGCATAGACCCAAGTCTGCCATGTTTCAGGCACACCGAGTCTAAAGGGCCTACCTCAGTGACGTATCTGCATTTCTACGATTGCTCCAAGTTTTCG TTTGGTATCTTCTGTTTACCCAAGTCCGCTGTCATTCCTCTCCACAACCATCCCGGGATGACTGTCTTTAGCAAGATGCTCTTTGGTTCCATGCACCTCAAGTCATATGACTGGGCTACAAGTAGCCCAGAGAATGATAGTAATACGCTCACGACCTCCTCAGATG GGGCTCGTTTAGCAAAGATAAATACGGATGCTGTTGTTGATGCTTCAGCAGAGACTATAGTTCTGTACCCTGAAAATGGAGGCAATTTGCACTGTTTCACGGCGCTAACCCCTTGTGCGGTGCTTGACGTGATGGGACCCCCGTATAGCAGCGCTGATGGAAGGGATTGTGCGTACTATGACGAGTCCGCATACCCGGATACTG GTGGAGAAATTCGGTACTCCTGGCTCAAAGAGATCCCTAGCACATTCGAGATGAAAGGTGTACAGATGCGACAGCGGTTTACCGTCTAG